The DNA window GTCATAATGCGCCTTGGCTCCGCCCATCATGCCCTGCCGCCACCAGTTCTGGATGACGCCTTCATGAACTGTCGCGCCATCACGGTTGAAACCGTAAAAAGGACCGGCAGGAACATCGCGGAAGAACTGCGCGCGGTTGGCTGCAAGCGCCGACCGGAAGCCATCGAAGACCTCCATCGGGAGACCCTCGGGGTTCGCTGCTGTCTTGACCATGATCGGTGGAACCGCCGACACGAGAACGGCCTTGGCAACGCGACCGGACGGCTCGCCATGCTTTGCAACATAGCGGGCAACCTCGCCACCACCCGTGGAGTGGCCGATATGAACGGCGTTCTTCAGATCAAGCGCCTCAACAACTGCAAATGCGTCCGCAGCGTAATGATCCATATCATGACCCTCGGAGACTTGTGCCGAGCGCCCATGACCGCGCCGGTCGTGAGCGACGACGCGGTAACCCTTTCCGAGAAAGAACAACATCTGCGCATCCCAGTCATCAGACGAAAGCGGCCAGCCATGGTGGAAGACGATTGGCTGGGCATTGTTCGGACCCCAGTCCTTGAAGAAGATTTCGACGCCGTCCTGTGTGGTTATGTATCCCATGGTCTTGTTTCCTTCGAGTGAGGTTGTGTTCTGGGTAGCATCGGATGCGAAGCTGAATGAGGGAGAAATTGCCAATGCCGCTGCTGCTGCACCCGCAGACAGAAGGGCTCCCCGACGGGTTAAGGAAAAGAATGTTTCGGTCATCTCGCGTCCTGCGATTTCGTGATTGAAAACAGGCGACGCTGTGTTCGTCTGACAGGACCAATATTGCTGCTAGCCGTCAGAGGCACAATTGCTCGAATAATTTCGAATCTGTTGCAGTAGCGACAACAATCCTCATGTCTGAGGAAATTGATAATTGGTCTCGTTCCACTGCGCAGGACACCGAGCATTGAAGGGGCCAGTTTTCGCGCTTGCCGCCTGCTGTCCTCGCAAGGAGCTCCAAATGACTCACGATGTCATTCGATCCCCAATTTCTCAATTGCTACGATAAGGATATCATTTCACCGGAAATTATCGGTCGATTTAGCTGCAGAGGATATTTCCTCCCCCATTGCCAAAGTCGACGGCTAACTCGATGCTCCGATTGTCCCTTTCTTCACGAACTCACGCAAGTTGGAGACGCCTTAAGTATCGCACGAGCACCTCACAGTTCAGAAGCCAAGGACGGCGATTGCCGATGAGGAAACATGTGTGGCCGTATCCTCGATCTCCCCGTAAGTCCGCACCGGCGCCTGATCAGTACTCAGCGAGAGCCGGAGCACGGCATCCTAGCGGGCAGCTCTTGACCAACTATTGCCGGACTGCCTGCAGGGATGTTTCCGCGCTTCACCGTCGCCCGATAAGCCAGATTAGATACGGCGCACCAATCATGGCGGCGAACAAACCCAACGGAAGTTCATAAGGAAATGTAACGGTCCGAGCTCCCAGGTCCGCGAATGCCATGATCAACGCACCTAACAAGAACGAGGCGACAAGATGATCTCGTGCTGTTGCAAACCCGGCACGTACGGCAATATGAGGCGCAATCAGTCCCACGAAGCTTAATGGGCCAACGAGTACCGACGCCGCCCCGGTCGCTAGGCCGCATAACGAGAGGATAACAACTCTGCTTGTCCCGATTGGAACACCAAGTGCTTGTGAAGTCGACCGCCCAAGCGGAAGGAGCGTCAACCATCTGATCAGTGTTATGGACGCGACGAGCAACAAAATGGCGATTCCAGCGAGAAAGATAGACGTTCCGGGTGTGGCAGAGGCAGCAGTACCGCCGATCCATGCAAGGATTTGCCAGGATCGTTGGTCACCCGCCGCCATCAGGAACGCCAGAACCGATGAGCTCAGTGAACTTACGGCAATCCCAGCAAGCAACAGTTTTTCCGAAGGCAAGGTCTTTCGGCGTGCGAATGCCAGGACAACCGCCATCGTCGCCAGACCGCCTATCGTAGCCCCTCCGGCGAGTGACGACGGGCCTCCGTTTGGAACCAGTGTGACCACTGCAGCAAAACCAAGACCCGCCCCACCACTCACACCGATAACCTCCGGGCTTGCCATCGGATTACCCGTCAATCTCTGCAGGATTGCTCCAGTAAGTGCCAACAACCCACCCGCTGCGGCTGCCGCAAGTAGACGGGGCCAGCGCCAAGACAAGAGATCGGAAGCATCTACGTAAGATAAAAGAAGCCAGCCTTTCCCATCATTACCGAAGAACAATCCAAGTACGACGACGACTGGTACAATCGCCAAGAGGATTGACAAGCCCTTCCCAAAATGGATCCGCCTAGTGGTCGCCCGGTTTGCCTCCTGGGCTTGGATCGAACGTACTCTGGGGAGTAACCACAGCAGGATCGGACTTCCCACGAGCGCAGTGACGGAACCAGTCGGAAACGTTTCGCCCGTTTCGCCTGACAATACTTGGACCGCTCCGTCACATAGCCAGAGGAAGAGCCCGCCCGCCAATGGCGAAAGCGCAAGGATTGTTGCTGGTCGGCGCACGCCGCAACCCCTGACGAACGCAGGCGCTGCAAGCCCGACAAAACTGATGAGCCCAACGTTTGCTGCGACAACCCCCGCTAACGCAGTTGCGAGGACAGCGACACAAAGCCGGATCCAACGAAGGTCCACTCCAAGCGAACGCGCGCTTTCATCGCCGAGGCCAAGCACGAGGAGCGGCCTGATCAATAGAACGGAAAGAGCTACACCGGCAGCGAGCTCGATTGCCAGTGCTTTGGGGACCCCCCAGTCCTGCTGGCTCAGCGATCCCCCGTTCCATGTCACCAGCGACATGAGATACTCACCCTGCGCCAACGTCAAAGCGGCCGAGATGGCCGCGGCTGTCACACCGACTAGCATTCCCGATACCACCATCGTCACCGGCTCGAATGACGATCTCCAACCAAGAGCGAAAACAACTAAAGCGGCAGATCCAGCACCTGCGAGTGCGACTACGGTGCGTGATCCGTCTAGGACTTGGGGGAAGAAGAGTGTCGCGACGACGATTGCGAGCTGCGCTCCAGCGGAGATGCCAAGCGTCGAGGGATCTGCTATCGGATTGCGAAGCAATTGCTGCAAGAGCGCACCGGATAGGCCAAGCGCCGCGCCAGCCAGGATGGCGACGGCCGCTCGGGGAAAAACGCCATAAAGCAATATGATTTCGTCTAGATCGGATGAGCCTGCACCGAATATCGCGTTGGGCCATCGCGGTAGCGCGACGCGATCCGATGCGCTCACAGCGAATAAGATCACGGCGGCGAACAGGGCTAATACAACCAGCCCCCAAGCTTGCTTCATCTCGCTGCCTCACGCTTCGACAACAAAGCTTCGCTCAAAAGGCGAGCAAAGCGCATACCGGCCAGGACACCGCCGTATGGGTTGATATTGTCAAGCATTATGACCCTACCCTCGCTTACCGGCTTCAGGGAGTTCCAGATCATGCTGCTCTTCAGCGTGCTTCTTGCTTCGACCGGTATGTTGGAGATGATAATGATGCGGGCATCCTCTTGGTCTGCCAGATGCTCTATCGGAACGGGAGCCGCAAATGTGTAGCGCGACTTATCCGGCCAGGCATTGGTGAGGCCCAGGCGAGACAGAATGTCGCCGAACATACTGTCCAGTCCGAAGACACGCACATGCCGAGCATCGCCCACGTTTACGAGGTAGGTTGGCCTTCCTGAAAACGATTCCAAGCTTTCGCGATAGGACGATAACCGGACGTCTATATCGGCCAATACCGAAGCCGCTCTGCTCGTTCTCCCAAGCCTTTCACCAAGGACAGTAACGGCTGCAGTCGCTTTCGCGAAAGGCGCCTCTCCGCGGATATAGAACGGAAGCGACATAATCGGCGCGATCCGCTTCAGCGCCTCTTGATGGCGGGTGTAGAAAGGAGAGATCAAGATCAGTTCGGGCTTTAACAAATGAAGCAGTTCGAAGTTTGGTGTTCCACGAAGTCCTAAATCGACAACGGAACTCGGGATCACTGGCTCCACGGCGTCCAGACGAAACTGGATCAGTTCCGTTGCAGCGATGGGTGTCACTCCAAGAGCGATCGCCGTTTCCATCATCGCCCAGTCGATTGCGGCCAGACGCGGTATGTCATCGGCGATCGCAGGCTTTACAAACATAGACGCAGCGACGCCGAGAATGACATCTCGACGTCGTAATAAGACAGGAGTGATTGGGACCCTATGATTACCAGGTATAGCTGAGCTTCCCTATGACTGTCCGGCCATCGCCGTAATAGCAGCCGAACGTACTACAACTCGCGACGTACTTTTCATCGCCGATATTCTGGAAGTTCAAGGAACCCTTGAAGTTGTCCCTCTGGTATGTCAACGCCACGTCGAAGAGGGTAACGCCGTCAAGGTCAAAGGTGTTTGCACTGTTGCCAAAGCGTTGGCCCACATAGCGGACGCCTCCACCAATACCGACCCCATTGAGAATGGTGTCTTCCTGGAAGCGATAGTTTATCCACAGGCTCGTCGCATTGCGCGGAACATTTTCGACACGATTGCCATCATCGGCACCTGCTCCAATTCTGGCATCTGTGTAAGTATAAGCCGCCCGCAGATCAAGGCCCTCAATCAGGCTGACGACACCCTCCAACTCGACGCCTCGAACCTGAACCTCACCGATTTGCTCTGTGACGCCATTAACGGTGCGCAGGACGTTAGTTTGGTTTAAATCGAACACCGCCGCAGAAAGGAGACCGTTCCAGTTCTCTGGCTGGTACTTGATCCCAGCTTCCCACTGCTGTCCTTCACTCGGCTTGAAGTCTGCTCCTGCAGAACTGGCGATCGGGTCAAAAGAGGTAGCATAACTAACGTAGGGAGCGATGCCTCCATCGAACAGGTAGCTAAGGCCCGCCCGGCCAGTCAGTTTTTGATCGTCCTGATCGAGGGAACGCGATACGCCCGTCAGACCATTCGTCGTCGAACCTCGCGTTGATGCCCAGTCCTGTCGCAGGCCAAGCGTTGCACGCCAGCTGTCGTAGGCCAACTCATCCTGAACATAGACACCGATTTGCGAAAGGTCGCTCTTAACCGTCGTGTTGAGTGTGGGAGCAAGCAGACCGATTGGCCCACCGTAAATGGGATCGAGAACATCGAGCGGCGTCGCCCGGAAAAATCGCGTCCGGACATCATTGTCGAAATAGCGATAGTCGAAACCAAACAACACCTTATGATCGACTGCTGCGGTCGAGAATTCCGCTGTCAGGTTATTGTCGATGTTGAATGTCTTCAGATTTTCGTCTTGGAAGGTCGCCGTACGGGCAAGCGTTCGACCGTCAGCCCCGAGCCCTGCCGACCCCATACCGAGGGCCTGATATTCCCAGTCGAAATCTGTGTAACGAAAGTTCTGACGAAAGGCCCAGACCTCGTTGAACCGGTGCTCGAACTCATAACCAAAATTCGTGAGCGTCCTGCTGGAGTCATCGAAATTTTTGTCACCGACAAAAAAGTCGCGAGGAAGTTTGAAGTTCGAGTTTCCCAACACGTATTGCGGAGGCAGGCCTGATGGGGTGCTGGGATTATCGTGTTGAATACTCGTGAGAATCGTCAGCGACGTGTCGTCGTCAGGCTTCCAAGTCAAAGCCGGCGCTATGAAATATCGGTCGTTATCCAGATAATCTGTTTGTGCACCTGAAGTCTTCGCAAGACCTGTCAGGCGATAAGCAAACTCGTCATGGTCGGGGATGACGCCACCAAGGTCAAAAAATCCGCCGTAATTGTCATAGCTACCTATTTGAGTGCCGACTTCACCGAAGTTCTCGAACTGAGGGCGTTTGCTGACTTGGTTGATGATTCCACCTGGGTTGCCCTGTCCGTACATAACCGACGCAGGGCCACGAAGCACGTCGACTCGCTCAAGACCGTAGATTTCTACAGTTGGCGCACCCGCTGTACGCATCAGTTTAAGGCTGTTGAGATATTGAAGCTGTCTACCATCGAACCCGCGAACAATGGGCGAATCAAAGCGAGGATCCGACCCAAACGGCTGACCGACCACACCCGCTGAGTAATTCAGAGCCTCACCCAGGGTTTGAGCTGCTTGTGCCTCGATCTGATCACGGGTCACCACCGATATCGATTGCTGCGTTTCAAGAATAGGCGTTCCGGTCTTTGAAGCCGTTGCGCTGGTTTTTGCGACATATCCGTCAACTGGGCCACGCGGATCCCCCTTCCCTGCTCCCTGTACAACGATCGTCTCGAGCGTCGTGGATTGCTGCTCTTGAGCGCGGGCCACCTCAAAGTGGGAAACGG is part of the Agrobacterium vaccinii genome and encodes:
- a CDS encoding alpha/beta fold hydrolase — protein: MGYITTQDGVEIFFKDWGPNNAQPIVFHHGWPLSSDDWDAQMLFFLGKGYRVVAHDRRGHGRSAQVSEGHDMDHYAADAFAVVEALDLKNAVHIGHSTGGGEVARYVAKHGEPSGRVAKAVLVSAVPPIMVKTAANPEGLPMEVFDGFRSALAANRAQFFRDVPAGPFYGFNRDGATVHEGVIQNWWRQGMMGGAKAHYDGITAFSETDQTEDLKAISIPTLVLHGEDDQIVPIADSAHKSVKLLKNGTLKTYPGFSHGMLTVNADVLNADLLTFIQS
- the fhuB gene encoding Fe(3+)-hydroxamate ABC transporter permease FhuB — encoded protein: MKQAWGLVVLALFAAVILFAVSASDRVALPRWPNAIFGAGSSDLDEIILLYGVFPRAAVAILAGAALGLSGALLQQLLRNPIADPSTLGISAGAQLAIVVATLFFPQVLDGSRTVVALAGAGSAALVVFALGWRSSFEPVTMVVSGMLVGVTAAAISAALTLAQGEYLMSLVTWNGGSLSQQDWGVPKALAIELAAGVALSVLLIRPLLVLGLGDESARSLGVDLRWIRLCVAVLATALAGVVAANVGLISFVGLAAPAFVRGCGVRRPATILALSPLAGGLFLWLCDGAVQVLSGETGETFPTGSVTALVGSPILLWLLPRVRSIQAQEANRATTRRIHFGKGLSILLAIVPVVVVLGLFFGNDGKGWLLLSYVDASDLLSWRWPRLLAAAAAGGLLALTGAILQRLTGNPMASPEVIGVSGGAGLGFAAVVTLVPNGGPSSLAGGATIGGLATMAVVLAFARRKTLPSEKLLLAGIAVSSLSSSVLAFLMAAGDQRSWQILAWIGGTAASATPGTSIFLAGIAILLLVASITLIRWLTLLPLGRSTSQALGVPIGTSRVVILSLCGLATGAASVLVGPLSFVGLIAPHIAVRAGFATARDHLVASFLLGALIMAFADLGARTVTFPYELPLGLFAAMIGAPYLIWLIGRR
- a CDS encoding ABC transporter substrate-binding protein, which translates into the protein MFVKPAIADDIPRLAAIDWAMMETAIALGVTPIAATELIQFRLDAVEPVIPSSVVDLGLRGTPNFELLHLLKPELILISPFYTRHQEALKRIAPIMSLPFYIRGEAPFAKATAAVTVLGERLGRTSRAASVLADIDVRLSSYRESLESFSGRPTYLVNVGDARHVRVFGLDSMFGDILSRLGLTNAWPDKSRYTFAAPVPIEHLADQEDARIIIISNIPVEARSTLKSSMIWNSLKPVSEGRVIMLDNINPYGGVLAGMRFARLLSEALLSKREAAR
- a CDS encoding TonB-dependent siderophore receptor produces the protein MVLTVSHFEVARAQEQQSTTLETIVVQGAGKGDPRGPVDGYVAKTSATASKTGTPILETQQSISVVTRDQIEAQAAQTLGEALNYSAGVVGQPFGSDPRFDSPIVRGFDGRQLQYLNSLKLMRTAGAPTVEIYGLERVDVLRGPASVMYGQGNPGGIINQVSKRPQFENFGEVGTQIGSYDNYGGFFDLGGVIPDHDEFAYRLTGLAKTSGAQTDYLDNDRYFIAPALTWKPDDDTSLTILTSIQHDNPSTPSGLPPQYVLGNSNFKLPRDFFVGDKNFDDSSRTLTNFGYEFEHRFNEVWAFRQNFRYTDFDWEYQALGMGSAGLGADGRTLARTATFQDENLKTFNIDNNLTAEFSTAAVDHKVLFGFDYRYFDNDVRTRFFRATPLDVLDPIYGGPIGLLAPTLNTTVKSDLSQIGVYVQDELAYDSWRATLGLRQDWASTRGSTTNGLTGVSRSLDQDDQKLTGRAGLSYLFDGGIAPYVSYATSFDPIASSAGADFKPSEGQQWEAGIKYQPENWNGLLSAAVFDLNQTNVLRTVNGVTEQIGEVQVRGVELEGVVSLIEGLDLRAAYTYTDARIGAGADDGNRVENVPRNATSLWINYRFQEDTILNGVGIGGGVRYVGQRFGNSANTFDLDGVTLFDVALTYQRDNFKGSLNFQNIGDEKYVASCSTFGCYYGDGRTVIGKLSYTW